The following coding sequences lie in one Actinomyces capricornis genomic window:
- a CDS encoding glycosyltransferase — protein MRRLRGGEEGQILLLGIGMVTLILALLLVTASATAVYLDLKALTSMADSAAAAGAAGVGGQPYYGGGVPDAASGALTSQAVRAAALEDLAAQAGVVDGVGLSGVELVSAQAQEGNTAVVTLRAHCQPPFLPWGIIPAQGFTLTATGTAAITTVP, from the coding sequence ATGCGGCGGCTGCGCGGTGGCGAGGAGGGCCAGATCCTGCTGCTGGGCATCGGGATGGTCACCCTGATCCTGGCCCTGCTCCTGGTGACGGCCTCGGCTACCGCCGTCTACCTGGACCTCAAGGCCCTGACCTCGATGGCCGATTCGGCGGCCGCCGCCGGAGCGGCAGGGGTGGGCGGGCAGCCCTATTACGGCGGCGGGGTGCCGGATGCCGCCTCAGGGGCATTGACCTCGCAGGCGGTGCGCGCCGCGGCCCTGGAGGACCTCGCCGCCCAGGCCGGGGTCGTCGACGGCGTGGGGCTGAGCGGCGTCGAGCTCGTCAGTGCCCAGGCGCAGGAGGGGAACACCGCCGTGGTCACCCTGCGTGCTCACTGCCAGCCGCCCTTCCTGCCCTGGGGGATCATCCCGGCCCAGGGCTTCACCCTCACGGCCACGGGCACTGCTGCGATCACCACGGTGCCCTGA
- a CDS encoding LysR family transcriptional regulator, with product MEISTNRLAVLLAVHRAGGVVAAADTLHISPSAVSQQVRQLERECGSRLLHRMPTGATLTEAGRILAETAERIEEELVTARRELAGLDDSVPSGVVRVGTFASAVRAVLLPVLSTLEQVQPGLELIIEEVEERGGLARLRRGELDMVLIERDEHTLPSAPRGMADVPLLDESWLVVVSPGQALPATLADLVRATWIDLAPSTAGAFALDRLERQLGTPLTTRHVADDYDVVLAMVNQGLGCALLPELAVYSGGVPEGVGVVRLPGLGTRQLVVRHRATRTEPGPATRAVLEALLTQAQSLELG from the coding sequence ATGGAGATCTCCACCAACCGCCTCGCCGTCCTCTTGGCGGTCCACCGCGCCGGGGGAGTGGTGGCAGCCGCCGATACCCTGCACATCAGCCCCTCGGCCGTCTCCCAGCAGGTGCGCCAGCTGGAGCGGGAGTGCGGCAGCCGCCTGCTCCACCGCATGCCCACCGGCGCCACCCTGACCGAGGCCGGCCGTATCCTGGCCGAGACCGCCGAGCGCATCGAGGAGGAGCTGGTCACTGCCCGCCGCGAACTGGCGGGACTGGACGACTCGGTGCCCTCCGGGGTGGTGCGCGTGGGCACCTTCGCCTCGGCGGTGCGCGCCGTGCTCCTGCCCGTGCTCTCCACCCTGGAGCAGGTCCAGCCCGGCCTGGAGCTCATCATCGAGGAGGTCGAGGAGCGCGGCGGCCTGGCCCGTCTGCGCCGCGGGGAGTTGGACATGGTGCTCATCGAGCGCGATGAGCACACCCTGCCCAGCGCGCCGCGAGGCATGGCGGACGTGCCCCTGCTCGATGAGTCCTGGCTGGTCGTCGTCTCCCCGGGGCAGGCCCTGCCCGCCACCCTGGCCGACCTGGTGCGCGCCACCTGGATCGACCTGGCCCCCTCCACCGCCGGCGCCTTCGCCCTGGATCGCCTGGAGCGCCAGCTCGGCACGCCCCTGACCACCCGGCACGTGGCCGACGACTACGACGTCGTCCTGGCCATGGTCAACCAGGGCCTGGGCTGCGCGCTCCTGCCCGAGCTGGCCGTCTACTCCGGAGGGGTGCCCGAGGGGGTGGGGGTGGTGCGCCTGCCGGGCCTGGGAACCCGGCAGCTGGTGGTCCGGCACCGCGCCACGCGCACCGAGCCGGGCCCGGCCACGCGCGCGGTTCTCGAGGCGCTGCTCACCCAGGCCCAGAGCCTGGAGCTGGGCTGA
- a CDS encoding CBU_0592 family membrane protein translates to MNDLLPLLIAAGAWIGAAELLIAYVLVSKGSMAGDSLRYQALNISGSLLLMTNCAYTGAWPSVIANFFYLVVGINILLTVKRAYIAQLSRRQGAELMARLRRSSTSLPSMAAPLERA, encoded by the coding sequence GTGAACGACCTCCTCCCCCTTCTCATCGCCGCCGGCGCCTGGATCGGCGCCGCCGAGCTCCTCATCGCCTACGTCCTGGTCTCCAAGGGCTCCATGGCCGGCGATTCCCTGAGGTACCAGGCGCTCAACATCTCCGGCTCCCTGCTGCTGATGACCAACTGCGCCTACACGGGGGCCTGGCCCAGCGTCATCGCCAACTTCTTCTACCTGGTGGTGGGCATCAACATCCTGCTGACGGTCAAGCGCGCCTACATCGCCCAGCTCTCGCGCCGCCAGGGCGCCGAGCTCATGGCCCGTCTGCGCCGCTCCTCCACCTCCCTGCCGAGCATGGCGGCGCCCCTGGAGCGCGCCTGA
- the prfB gene encoding peptide chain release factor 2, which yields MATDFPAEIERLRHTYASIAAVTDPEVLRGRIAELSEQASAPNLWDDPEAAQVVTSALSHAQADLKRVESLAERIDDLEAMVEMAGEESGEDAAELLAEADADLVAIGRDLADLEIRTLLSGEYDQRDAVVTIRSGAGGVDAADFAEMLLRMYTRWAERHDYPVKVLNTSYAEEAGLKSVTFEVHAPYAYGTLSVEGGTHRLVRISPFDNQGRRQTSFAAVEVIPLIESTDHIDIPESDIRIDVFRSSGPGGQSVNTTDSAVRITHLPTGLVVSMQDEKSQIQNRAAAMRVLQSRLLLLKQQEEDAKKKELAGDVKASWGDQMRSYVLNPYQMVKDLRTGHEVGNPDSVFDGDIDGFIDAGIRWRKQQDGAEG from the coding sequence GTGGCCACTGACTTCCCCGCCGAGATCGAACGACTCCGACACACCTACGCCTCCATCGCCGCGGTGACCGACCCCGAGGTCCTGCGCGGGCGTATCGCCGAGCTCTCCGAGCAGGCCTCGGCCCCCAACCTCTGGGACGACCCGGAGGCCGCCCAGGTGGTCACCTCCGCCCTGTCCCACGCCCAGGCCGACCTCAAGCGCGTCGAGTCCCTGGCCGAGCGCATCGACGACCTGGAGGCCATGGTGGAGATGGCCGGCGAGGAGTCCGGCGAGGACGCCGCCGAGCTGCTGGCCGAGGCCGACGCCGATCTGGTGGCCATCGGGCGGGACCTGGCCGACCTGGAGATCCGCACGCTGCTGTCGGGGGAGTACGACCAGCGCGACGCGGTGGTGACCATCCGCTCCGGGGCCGGGGGCGTGGACGCCGCCGACTTCGCCGAGATGCTGCTGCGCATGTATACCCGCTGGGCCGAGCGCCACGACTACCCCGTCAAGGTCCTCAACACCTCCTACGCCGAGGAGGCGGGCCTGAAGTCGGTGACCTTCGAGGTCCACGCCCCCTACGCCTACGGGACGCTGAGCGTGGAGGGCGGCACCCACCGCCTGGTGCGCATCAGCCCCTTCGACAACCAGGGCCGGCGCCAGACCTCCTTCGCCGCCGTCGAGGTCATCCCGCTCATCGAGTCCACCGACCACATCGACATCCCCGAGTCCGACATCCGCATCGATGTCTTCCGCTCCTCGGGCCCCGGCGGCCAGAGTGTCAACACCACCGACTCGGCGGTGCGCATCACCCACCTGCCCACCGGCCTGGTGGTCTCCATGCAGGATGAGAAGTCCCAGATCCAGAACCGCGCCGCGGCCATGCGCGTGCTCCAGTCCCGCCTCCTGCTGCTCAAGCAGCAGGAGGAGGATGCCAAGAAGAAGGAGCTGGCCGGGGACGTCAAGGCCTCCTGGGGGGATCAGATGCGCTCCTACGTGCTCAACCCCTACCAGATGGTCAAGGACCTGCGCACCGGCCACGAGGTCGGCAACCCCGACTCGGTCTTCGACGGCGATATCGACGGCTTCATCGACGCCGGCATCCGCTGGCGCAAGCAGCAGGACGGCGCCGAGGGCTGA